In Naumovozyma dairenensis CBS 421 chromosome 2, complete genome, the following are encoded in one genomic region:
- the SWI3 gene encoding Swi3p (similar to Saccharomyces cerevisiae SWI3 (YJL176C); ancestral locus Anc_1.163) — protein sequence MDSETNEIRDQTTTPVENTDIDTKTIEDESCASHENNLKSTLDDTTALQNEQAQQIVQTPETNDSTKGLLKTDTEGEGNVVSPPNENSLLTTEEIDNDCSNIEGTESNGSKGPTTDTVTEANVEQIEKNPQNTDTAIDGDQNISNLPEENIKEDGIVHETTENVNNNITSDVNAPTPGSHDEPGSNQSVINDNGNTSQEDTTTRINGTNNMTINEENTSIDNPNLLEHVEDDHTKSFDNNIKLENKEQTQEQEQQKEVNQESNPILDQLGNQKLNKETTIPVATGEDSFEQNITTSAPSQPQDAMAPAEPSQLQATTPSGLPQGQTSNVISSNGIINNTNTSEVLNMNEDDNMDVDDEQSLDIQVDAQKGFFGNAEEEEEEEEDDVDGDKKVGENTEQRNAQQTDSQRSGPEVVLTKEIDPNSTKLDFPQFHEIVIPSYSKWFDLNKIHKIEKQSLPEFFTNRIASKTPQIYVRYRNFMVNAYRLNPTEYFSVTAARRNLSGDAAVIFRLHRFLMKWGIINYQVDPKHLPKSIEPPFTAEYSTKHDAPRGLFPFESFKPSLQLPELAKLKNMMDLNDQNSALYKYLLSKANRERRNSILADEPLMQDATILKENKANTNNTNHNTNINETTKNNKRTTDDAKLDTNDDKEEEKREENMKLELGTSNQRESPHPVKKLKIVDAGKDNSWTERDIQNLLKAINEFGSNWYKIAKSIGNKSPEECILKFLQLPIEDKFLYQSNMNGKENDIGPLKYAPHLPFSKSDNPVLSTIAFLVGLVDPKTVQKMTNRALKESLEENNIDDVDSKEAKLIESRNENDSSNPPVSSNGIENKESVPSMIKEGSEVAMAALGIRSNIFATNEERKLVTLSNQLVQVQMQKLESKFNLLKKFEKSLELEKKIIEKQQEDLLIQRLSFIRNSNILLNKLKQSVDHDAETKIDNKEALKEVIMDVERFLANPTKLSVGSSVDSNTLKTGGANDYGSSSSKTEKDIKPISIDAPQFYRYWSA from the coding sequence ATGGACTCTGAAACGAATGAAATCAGGGACCAAACTACAACACCTGTTGAAAATACAGATATAGATACCAAAacaattgaagatgaatcaTGCGCGTCCcatgaaaataatttaaaatctACTCTAGATGATACAACGGCTCTCCAAAATGAACAAGCTCAACAAATAGTTCAAACGCCAGAAACAAACGATAGTACTAAAGGGTTGCTCAAGACAGACACTGAAGGGGAGGGAAATGTTGTATCACCACCAAATGAAAACAGTTTATTAACCACTGAGGAAATCGATAATGATTGTTCTAACATCGAAGGAACGGAGAGCAATGGAAGTAAGGGACCGACTACAGATACTGTTACTGAAGCAAATGTTGAGCAGATTGAAAAGAATCCCCAAAATACAGATACAGCAATTGATGGTGACCAAAATATATCCAATTTGCCTGAAGAGAATATAAAGGAAGATGGAATTGTTCATGAAACTACCGAAAATGtaaacaataatatcacCTCCGATGTTAACGCTCCTACCCCAGGTTCACATGATGAACCAGGCTCAAATCAATCGGTAATTAATGACAATGGAAATACAAGTCAAGAAGACACTACCACTCGAATAAATGGTACCAACAACATGACcattaatgaagaaaatactTCGATAGACAACCCTAATTTACTTGAACATGTAGAAGATGACCATACTAAGagttttgataataatattaagcttgaaaataaagagCAAACGCAGGAACAGGAGCAACAGAAAGAAGTGAACCAAGAATCAAACCCAATCCTAGATCAACTGGGAAAccaaaaattaaacaaagaaacaacCATCCCGGTGGCGACTGGAGAAGATTCTTTCGAACAAAATATCACAACTTCAGCACCATCACAACCACAAGATGCCATGGCTCCTGCGGAACCTAGTCAACTACAAGCAACTACTCCTAGTGGCTTACCACAAGGACAAACCAGCAATGTTATATCCTCAAATGGGATAATAAACAACACAAATACAAGTGAGGTTCTGAATATGAATGAGGATGACAATATGGATGTCGATGATGAACAAAGTTTAGATATACAAGTCGACGCACAGAAAGGGTTTTTTGGAAatgctgaagaagaagaagaagaagaagaagatgacgTTGATGGTGACAAAAAAGTCGGTGAAAATACTGAACAAAGAAATGCACAGCAAACTGACAGTCAAAGAAGTGGTCCTGAAGTGGTACTTACAAAGGAAATAGATCCAAACAGTACAAAGCTAGATTTCCCACAATTCCATGAAATTGTAATACCGAGTTATTCGAAATGGTTcgatttaaataaaatccacaagattgaaaaacaaTCTCTCCCAGAATTCTTTACCAACAGAATCGCATCTAAGACACCACAAATTTATGTTAGGTACAGAAATTTCATGGTTAATGCCTATAGGTTAAATCCAACTGAATATTTTAGTGTGACCGCAGCAAGAAGAAACCTTTCAGGTGATGCCGCGGTAATATTTAGACTTCATAGATTCCTTATGAAATGGGGCATTATAAACTATCAAGTAGATCCTAAACATTTACCCAAGAGTATTGAACCGCCTTTCACTGCTGAATACTCTACTAAGCATGATGCTCCTAGGGGACTTTTCCCATTTGAAAGTTTCAAACCATCTTTACAATTACCGGAATTAgcaaaattgaaaaacatGATGGATCTTAATGACCAAAATAGTGCACTTTACAAATATTTACTTTCAAAAGCAAATcgagaaagaagaaattcaattcttgCTGACGAACCATTGATGCAAGATGCTACAATTTTAAAAGAGAATAAAGCGAACACTAATAATACTAACCataatactaatattaACGAGACAacgaaaaataataaaaggaCAACTGATGATGCTAAGTTAGatacaaatgatgataaagaagaagagaaaagagaagaaaacatGAAATTGGAATTGGGAACAAGTAACCAAAGAGAATCCCCTCATCCAGTGAAGAAACTAAAAATTGTAGATGCTGGGAAGGACAATAGTTGGACAGAGCGAGATATACAAAATTTGTTGAAAGCTATAAATGAGTTTGGTTCAAATTGGTATAAAATTGCGAAATCTATTGGAAATAAATCTCCAGAGGAATGTATTCTTAAATTTTTACAGTTACctattgaagataaatttttatatcAGTCTAATATGAACGGGAAAGAAAACGATATTGGCCCTTTAAAATATGCACCTCATTTACCATTTTCTAAAAGTGATAACCCCGTTTTATCAACAATTGCTTTCTTGGTTGGTTTGGTGGATCCAAAAACTGTTCAAAAAATGACCAATCGTGCCTTGAAAGAATCATTGGAAGAGAATAATATTGACGATGTGGATTCTAAAGAGGCAAAGCTTATAGAATCACggaatgaaaatgattcaaGTAACCCTCcagtttcttcaaatggaattgaaaataaagaatctGTCCCATCTATGATCAAGGAGGGTTCTGAAGTTGCTATGGCGGCGCTTGGAATAAGGTCTAATATATTCGCAActaatgaagaaagaaaattagTAACGCTTTCAAACCAATTAGTCCAAGTACAAATGCAGAAATTAGAGtccaaattcaatttattgaagaagtttgaaaaatcgttagaattggaaaaaaaaattattgaaaaacaacaagaagacCTTCTGATACAAAGGCTAAGTTTTATCAGGAATTCGAATATCCTTTTAAACAAGTTAAAGCAAAGCGTTGATCATGACGCAGAAACCAAGATAGATAATAAGGAGGCTTTAAAGGAAGTAATTATGGATGTTGAAAGATTCTTAGCTAATCCAACGAAACTAAGCGTTGGTTCATCTGTCGATTCTAACACGTTAAAAACAGGAGGCGCCAACGATTATGGTTCCTCCTCTTCTAAGACTGAAAAAGACATCAAACCTATCTCTATTGATGCACCGCAGTTTTATAGATACTGGTCAGCATAA